The following nucleotide sequence is from uncultured Draconibacterium sp..
TTTGATTTTTGCCATCGGTCCGGCCGGAACAGGAAAAACCTACACCGCCATTGCACTGGCTGTAAGAGCGTTAAAAAACAAAGAAATACGTAAGATTATTTTGAGTCGTCCGGCTGTTGAGGCTGGTGAAAACCTGGGTTTTCTTCCCGGCGATTTAAAGGATAAAATCGATCCGTATTTACAACCGCTTTACGATGCCTTGCAGGATATGATCCCGCCGAAAAAACTCGAGGAATTTCTGAAAGACGGAGTGATACAAATTGCCCCGCTGGCTTTTATGCGTGGACGAACATTAAGCAACGCCTATGTTATTCTCGACGAAGCACAGAATACCACCGTTAACCAGCTAAAAATGTTTTTAACCCGAATGGGACTAAACGCCAAATTTATTATTACCGGCGATGTTACGCAGATCGACCTTCCGCGAAAAAGTCATTCGGGGTTGATCCAGGCCTTGAAAATCCTGAAGGGAATTAAAAATATTGGGAACATTTATTTCGATAAAAAAGAC
It contains:
- a CDS encoding PhoH family protein, translated to MDKQILLEGIDLLEFFGVNNSKIELIKRLFPKIKITARGHALFVQGEPKEIKAFEKKFALILDHYYQYNMLSEEIIHELLDSGVSSFEENSNGEPDIIVFGNSGKPVRARTPNQRRLVEASANNDLIFAIGPAGTGKTYTAIALAVRALKNKEIRKIILSRPAVEAGENLGFLPGDLKDKIDPYLQPLYDALQDMIPPKKLEEFLKDGVIQIAPLAFMRGRTLSNAYVILDEAQNTTVNQLKMFLTRMGLNAKFIITGDVTQIDLPRKSHSGLIQALKILKGIKNIGNIYFDKKDIVRHRLVRDIVEAYDKHDEEKIEIKTETKEKNDQ